The Pedobacter roseus genome contains a region encoding:
- a CDS encoding RNA polymerase sigma factor, translated as MLKGELVTANRDSEEIIQKYIQGCIRNERDSQKALYKHFYSFAMGICLRYAHDRLDAAGILNDGFFKAFKNIAKYENSKAFMPWLGRIITNTAIDYYRANLKFADHLDIQEHENIAQVSSVYDKLAYNDLLALVQALSPAYRTVFNLFAIDGYNHEEIAEMLGISIGTSKSNLFKARQKLQEMLKATDSKTYQVRSSGVEKNLLHIRLNTNMQ; from the coding sequence TTGTTGAAAGGAGAACTTGTGACCGCTAACCGCGATAGTGAAGAAATTATACAAAAGTATATCCAGGGCTGCATTAGAAATGAAAGAGATAGTCAAAAAGCGCTATACAAGCATTTCTATAGCTTTGCTATGGGTATATGTTTACGTTATGCACACGACCGGTTAGATGCTGCAGGGATACTGAACGATGGATTTTTTAAAGCCTTTAAAAATATAGCCAAATATGAAAATTCTAAGGCATTTATGCCCTGGCTCGGACGGATTATAACCAATACCGCTATCGATTATTACCGGGCCAATCTAAAATTTGCTGATCATCTGGATATCCAGGAGCACGAAAATATTGCTCAGGTGAGTTCGGTGTACGATAAATTGGCCTATAACGATCTGCTGGCATTGGTACAGGCGCTAAGTCCTGCCTACCGAACGGTTTTTAACCTTTTTGCTATAGATGGTTATAACCATGAGGAAATTGCCGAAATGTTGGGTATATCTATCGGAACATCAAAGTCTAACCTGTTTAAGGCCAGGCAAAAATTACAGGAAATGTTAAAAGCTACTGATTCGAAAACTTACCAGGTGAGGAGTTCGGGCGTAGAAAAAAACCTTTTACATATAAGGTTAAACACAAACATGCAATGA
- a CDS encoding HIT family protein: MTIFSKIVAGEIPAHVVAETVEYLAFLDVQPLTAGHVLVIPKIETDYIFDMDEDLYVGLWMFAKIVAKGVKIAFPCKKVGVSVIGLEVPHAHIHLIPMNSVSDMNFSKEKLKPTTEELAEAAEKIKQALLAV; the protein is encoded by the coding sequence ATGACTATCTTTTCAAAAATCGTTGCAGGCGAAATCCCTGCGCATGTTGTAGCCGAAACTGTAGAATATTTAGCTTTTTTAGATGTTCAGCCTTTAACGGCAGGGCATGTTCTGGTAATCCCTAAAATTGAAACCGACTATATCTTCGATATGGACGAAGATCTGTATGTTGGTCTCTGGATGTTTGCTAAAATTGTAGCCAAAGGTGTAAAAATTGCTTTTCCTTGTAAAAAAGTTGGTGTTTCGGTAATCGGATTGGAAGTTCCGCATGCACACATTCATTTAATACCAATGAATAGTGTAAGCGATATGAACTTTAGTAAAGAAAAATTAAAGCCAACAACCGAGGAGTTGGCAGAGGCTGCTGAGAAAATTAAGCAAGCCTTATTAGCAGTATAA
- a CDS encoding OsmC family protein, whose protein sequence is MRFQKPARSESRGEKYENLHFIFLNWQYNLTNFIMPKDHLYSTTVTWTGNKGSGTMDYRSYDRDYVISVKGKADISGSSDSAFLGDKSKYNPEDLLLASISSCHMLWYLHLCSKNEIVVIDYKDEAVGTMEELADGSGRFREVTLHPQVLIADKAHYELASSLHHEANKMCFIANSLNFPVKHEPVLSFS, encoded by the coding sequence ATGAGGTTTCAAAAACCTGCGAGGTCTGAAAGTAGGGGCGAAAAATACGAAAATCTCCATTTTATTTTCTTAAATTGGCAATACAATCTAACCAATTTTATCATGCCGAAAGATCACTTATATTCTACTACAGTTACCTGGACGGGCAATAAAGGCTCGGGCACTATGGATTACCGTTCGTACGATCGCGATTATGTTATTTCAGTAAAAGGCAAGGCCGATATTTCCGGTTCATCAGATTCTGCCTTTTTGGGCGATAAATCTAAATATAACCCTGAGGATCTTTTGCTGGCATCAATTTCCAGTTGCCACATGCTCTGGTATTTGCATTTATGCTCTAAAAACGAAATCGTAGTAATCGATTATAAAGATGAGGCGGTGGGTACAATGGAAGAATTGGCTGATGGAAGTGGTAGGTTTAGAGAAGTTACCCTTCATCCACAGGTTTTAATTGCTGATAAAGCACATTATGAACTTGCTTCGTCACTACATCATGAAGCCAATAAAATGTGTTTTATTGCCAATTCATTGAATTTTCCGGTTAAACACGAACCGGTACTCAGTTTCAGTTAA
- a CDS encoding TonB-dependent receptor domain-containing protein: protein MRLFQYRTIQITLLLLTLSFSLFAQTGGKAKITGVLKDAKTQETIPFATAVLINKATAKNAKIVQTDVNGAFVMTDLPTGTFTFKISFVGYQTMVRDNVTITASTGTLNFGDIKMNAAKGNVLSEITVTGQKQGMQMGIDKKIFAVDQSVISEGGSAGDLLQNVPSVSTDMDGNVSLRGSTGVKVLIDGKPSLIAGGNVAQILQSIPASSIESVEVITNPSAKYDAEGQSGIINIVLKKNTKLGFNGSAAVTAGNRDNYNANTNLSFQNSKVNIYGNYSYRYGNRRGGGFQDITYKTAAPGSTAFANQNTVSNSLDKGHNAKAGIDYYLAPKSVISLSGGFNSRENDRNDLLNIRQLNSNNAPVLLSNRTNTTDGYGNSYDANLDYVQKFKKPKEELTFNFGYSYGTNNNDQAYSTNTTNRNGVPIDETLSLQRVFNTGNNTNYNIQTDYALPIGKAGKIELGYRSQIRLGNNDQYADSIPTNTNIFISNNKLINGFDSKDQVHALYFNYQNQIKDFGYQVGLRAEDARLDTHLEGYTNNVLTTAEGNIHYKRLYPSIFLTQKLKGDNQLQLSYTRRVNRPRPWDTNPFLDVSDPLNYRGGNPNLLPEDVHSFELGYSKYWKKVTLTSSLYFRQTNDVIQRVRSTPVNGIITSTPQNLSNQINSGVELIGRFDLIKALNFTTNVNLYQAKFAGDERFDIAPSSGFSWNANVTGNLTVVKNLSLQVRGDYRAAEVMAQGKRNAMYGIDGGAKYDFPNKKASLSFNVRDVFNTRRWSMTTEDNFTIVDFQRQMQGTMGSLTFSYRFGKTTFTGANKKKKDDQQDNRPDEGSF, encoded by the coding sequence ATGAGACTTTTTCAATACAGAACAATACAGATTACCCTCCTTCTTCTTACCTTATCATTTAGTCTTTTCGCACAAACAGGTGGAAAAGCAAAAATTACCGGAGTACTTAAAGATGCCAAAACACAAGAAACCATTCCTTTTGCAACAGCAGTTTTAATTAATAAAGCCACGGCAAAAAATGCCAAAATAGTTCAAACAGATGTGAACGGCGCATTTGTAATGACTGATCTCCCTACCGGGACTTTTACCTTTAAAATCAGCTTTGTTGGTTACCAAACCATGGTTAGGGACAATGTAACGATTACGGCCTCTACAGGTACATTAAATTTTGGCGACATTAAAATGAATGCTGCAAAAGGCAATGTATTAAGCGAAATTACCGTAACCGGCCAAAAGCAAGGCATGCAAATGGGAATCGATAAAAAGATTTTCGCGGTAGATCAGAGTGTAATAAGCGAAGGCGGTTCTGCTGGCGATTTATTGCAAAATGTTCCTTCAGTTTCTACCGATATGGACGGTAATGTAAGCCTTCGTGGATCAACCGGTGTAAAAGTTTTAATTGATGGCAAACCATCTTTAATTGCTGGTGGTAACGTGGCGCAGATCTTGCAATCTATACCGGCCAGTTCAATCGAAAGTGTTGAGGTGATTACCAATCCCTCTGCTAAATACGATGCCGAAGGTCAGTCAGGGATCATCAACATTGTATTAAAGAAAAATACCAAATTGGGTTTTAACGGTTCTGCTGCAGTAACTGCAGGTAACCGCGATAACTATAACGCCAACACCAATTTAAGCTTTCAAAATAGTAAAGTAAACATTTATGGTAACTACAGCTACCGTTATGGTAACCGTAGGGGTGGCGGTTTTCAGGACATCACCTATAAAACAGCAGCACCAGGTTCAACAGCTTTTGCAAACCAGAATACAGTTTCAAACTCTTTAGATAAAGGCCACAATGCTAAAGCGGGTATCGATTATTATTTAGCGCCGAAAAGTGTGATCAGTTTATCAGGAGGTTTTAACTCGAGAGAAAACGACCGCAACGACCTTTTGAACATCAGACAGCTAAATTCAAACAATGCTCCGGTTTTACTGAGCAACAGAACCAATACCACTGATGGTTATGGCAACAGCTATGATGCAAACCTGGATTATGTACAGAAGTTTAAAAAGCCTAAAGAAGAATTAACTTTTAACTTCGGTTACTCTTATGGTACTAACAACAACGATCAGGCTTACAGCACCAATACCACTAACCGCAATGGTGTACCCATTGATGAAACCTTAAGTTTACAACGTGTGTTTAACACGGGTAATAACACCAATTACAATATCCAGACGGATTATGCCCTACCTATAGGTAAAGCGGGTAAAATTGAATTGGGCTACCGCAGCCAGATTCGCTTGGGAAATAATGATCAGTATGCAGATTCAATCCCAACCAATACCAATATCTTTATAAGCAACAACAAGTTGATCAATGGTTTTGATAGTAAAGATCAGGTACACGCGCTTTATTTCAACTATCAGAACCAGATTAAGGATTTTGGCTATCAGGTAGGTTTAAGGGCTGAAGATGCACGTTTAGATACCCATTTAGAAGGTTATACCAATAACGTATTAACTACAGCTGAAGGAAATATTCATTATAAAAGGTTATACCCAAGTATATTCTTAACGCAGAAATTAAAAGGCGATAATCAGCTTCAATTGAGCTATACCCGCCGTGTAAACCGTCCACGTCCATGGGATACCAATCCGTTTTTGGATGTTTCAGATCCTTTAAACTATAGAGGTGGTAACCCGAATTTATTACCGGAGGATGTTCACTCGTTCGAATTGGGTTATAGCAAATACTGGAAAAAAGTAACCTTAACATCGAGTTTATACTTCCGTCAAACCAACGACGTAATTCAGCGTGTAAGAAGTACGCCTGTTAACGGTATCATCACTTCAACTCCTCAAAACTTGTCGAACCAGATTAATAGCGGTGTAGAATTGATTGGCCGTTTTGATCTGATTAAAGCTTTAAATTTCACCACCAACGTAAACTTATACCAGGCCAAGTTTGCTGGCGACGAGCGCTTTGATATTGCACCAAGCAGCGGATTTAGCTGGAATGCAAACGTAACCGGAAATTTAACGGTAGTTAAAAATTTATCGCTGCAGGTACGTGGCGATTACAGGGCAGCAGAAGTAATGGCACAGGGAAAACGTAACGCGATGTACGGAATTGATGGCGGAGCCAAATATGATTTCCCGAACAAAAAAGCATCTTTAAGCTTCAATGTTAGGGATGTATTTAATACCCGCAGATGGAGTATGACAACTGAAGACAACTTTACAATAGTTGATTTCCAACGTCAGATGCAGGGAACCATGGGCAGCTTAACCTTCTCATACCGTTTCGGAAAAACCACCTTTACTGGTGCTAATAAAAAGAAAAAAGACGATCAGCAGGATAACCGTCCTGATGAAGGATCATTCTAA
- a CDS encoding pirin family protein, with product MSNIKLIIEERPANIGNFMVGRLLPFREKRMVGPFSFIDHMGPAAMSDHENLDVPPHPHIGLSTLTFLFEGEITHKDSLGSDVVIKPGQVNWMTSGSGIVHSERTPEYLRHTDKMLHGLQIWVALPKALEQMEPEFFHVEGADIPAWEQDGVAIKLIAGEAFGQKSPVPVYSPLYFLELKSTDRQKVNIGDYLFGESALYILEGAIESDGHIFEPRQILIANDAKLCEFTMHANTTVYIFGGEPFPEERFIYWNFVASDRELIEKAKQKWLEQSFKPVPGETGFVPLPDPIKNIKH from the coding sequence ATGTCGAATATTAAACTGATTATCGAGGAAAGGCCAGCAAACATTGGCAATTTTATGGTTGGCAGGCTTTTGCCTTTCAGAGAGAAACGCATGGTTGGTCCTTTTTCTTTTATCGACCACATGGGGCCCGCAGCGATGAGCGATCACGAAAATCTCGATGTTCCGCCACATCCACATATCGGACTTTCTACCTTAACCTTTTTGTTCGAAGGAGAAATTACCCATAAAGATAGCCTGGGGTCTGATGTAGTCATCAAACCAGGCCAGGTAAACTGGATGACATCAGGCAGTGGCATCGTACACTCTGAAAGAACGCCAGAATACCTTCGTCATACCGATAAAATGCTGCATGGTTTACAAATCTGGGTAGCTTTGCCCAAAGCACTGGAGCAAATGGAACCGGAATTTTTTCATGTAGAGGGTGCCGATATCCCCGCATGGGAACAAGATGGCGTTGCCATTAAATTAATTGCTGGTGAAGCTTTCGGACAAAAATCACCCGTGCCCGTTTATAGTCCGCTGTATTTTTTAGAGTTAAAAAGCACTGACCGCCAGAAAGTAAATATTGGCGATTATCTTTTCGGAGAAAGTGCCCTGTATATTTTGGAAGGTGCTATAGAAAGCGACGGACATATTTTCGAGCCCCGCCAGATTTTAATTGCCAACGATGCCAAACTCTGCGAATTTACCATGCACGCCAATACCACGGTTTACATTTTCGGCGGCGAGCCTTTTCCTGAAGAGCGCTTTATTTACTGGAATTTTGTAGCTTCGGATAGAGAACTTATCGAGAAGGCAAAGCAAAAGTGGCTGGAACAAAGCTTTAAACCTGTGCCTGGAGAAACAGGTTTTGTGCCTTTACCCGACCCAATTAAGAATATTAAACATTAA
- the greA gene encoding transcription elongation factor GreA, translating to MTEVTYYTQEGLDKLKEEVHYLTTTGRQLISKAIAEARDKGDLSENAEYDAAKEAQGLHEAKISKLKNTLANARLIDESKLDLSKVLALSIVKIKNVKNGATMTYQLVAETEADLKTGKISVKSPIAQGLLGKSVGEFAEIEVPAGKMQFEVLEISR from the coding sequence ATGACAGAGGTAACATACTACACCCAAGAGGGGTTGGATAAATTGAAAGAGGAGGTACATTATCTAACTACCACCGGTCGTCAGCTTATATCTAAAGCAATTGCAGAAGCAAGGGATAAAGGTGATTTATCGGAGAATGCAGAATACGATGCCGCAAAAGAGGCGCAGGGTTTGCATGAAGCTAAAATTTCAAAATTAAAGAATACGTTGGCAAATGCACGTTTAATTGATGAGTCGAAATTGGATTTATCAAAAGTATTGGCATTGTCTATCGTGAAAATAAAAAATGTTAAAAACGGTGCAACCATGACTTACCAATTGGTGGCAGAAACAGAAGCCGATTTAAAAACCGGAAAAATTTCTGTTAAATCGCCAATTGCGCAAGGTTTATTGGGAAAATCGGTAGGCGAGTTTGCCGAAATTGAAGTGCCTGCAGGTAAAATGCAGTTTGAAGTTTTAGAGATTTCGAGATAA
- a CDS encoding NADH:flavin oxidoreductase yields MNTDSLFRPFSLKTLNTKNRIVMAPMTRSFSPGGVPTPEVAAYYAKRAAGEVGLILSEGTVINRPSSSADPNIPHFYGNEALAGWQQVINDVHQAGGQMGPQIWHQGIMENHASGWLPRTPFEGPSSFNKPGFENGVPMTDAAIADTIAAFGQAAADAKALGFDTVEIHGAHQYLIDQFFWEGTNNRTDIYGGKTLAERTRFGVEVIKEVRKRVGEDFAVIIRLSQFKPAAYDFKLAKNEQEMEQWLTPLADAGIDIFHCSQRRFWEPEFEGSDLNFAGWAKKVTGKATISVGSVGLDGDFFGAFAGQSSQPSSLDELVRRMDRGDFDLVAVGRPLLADPNWVEKIKHNRTEELKGFSKEALMQLV; encoded by the coding sequence ATGAACACAGATAGTTTATTCAGGCCTTTTAGCCTTAAAACATTAAATACAAAAAACAGAATAGTAATGGCTCCAATGACGAGATCTTTCTCTCCAGGTGGAGTGCCAACACCCGAAGTTGCAGCTTATTATGCAAAAAGAGCTGCTGGCGAAGTAGGTTTAATTTTATCAGAAGGTACGGTAATTAACCGCCCATCTTCTTCGGCAGATCCAAACATTCCACATTTTTATGGCAACGAAGCTTTGGCAGGATGGCAGCAGGTAATTAATGATGTTCACCAGGCTGGCGGGCAAATGGGTCCACAGATCTGGCACCAGGGAATTATGGAAAACCATGCATCAGGCTGGTTGCCAAGAACACCTTTCGAAGGTCCGTCAAGCTTTAACAAACCAGGTTTCGAAAACGGTGTGCCTATGACAGATGCTGCTATTGCCGATACCATTGCCGCTTTTGGCCAGGCTGCTGCTGATGCAAAAGCTTTAGGTTTCGATACCGTTGAAATACATGGTGCCCACCAATATTTAATCGATCAGTTTTTCTGGGAAGGTACAAATAACCGTACCGACATTTACGGCGGTAAAACTTTGGCCGAACGTACCCGTTTTGGTGTGGAAGTAATTAAAGAAGTACGCAAAAGAGTTGGCGAAGATTTCGCGGTAATTATCCGTTTGTCGCAATTTAAACCTGCTGCTTACGACTTTAAACTGGCTAAAAATGAGCAGGAAATGGAGCAGTGGTTAACACCATTGGCCGATGCCGGTATTGATATTTTCCATTGCTCGCAACGCCGTTTCTGGGAGCCCGAGTTTGAAGGTTCTGATTTGAACTTTGCAGGCTGGGCGAAAAAAGTAACCGGAAAAGCAACCATTTCAGTAGGATCTGTTGGTTTGGATGGCGATTTCTTTGGTGCATTTGCTGGCCAGAGTTCTCAACCAAGCTCATTAGATGAATTGGTGCGCAGAATGGACCGTGGCGATTTTGATTTGGTTGCCGTTGGCCGTCCGCTTTTAGCAGATCCGAACTGGGTAGAAAAAATTAAACATAACCGCACTGAGGAATTGAAAGGCTTTAGCAAAGAGGCTTTAATGCAGTTAGTATAA
- a CDS encoding M1 family metallopeptidase has product MKKLFSITLLLSLGGYMASAQELYMPRNIKAAYAKGTRAMSGKPGPNYWQNHGKYNMDIKVDADTKVVSGKEEILYSNNSSDTLRNLAIRFVNNLHKPTSPRNGAVSEDFLSTGLNISSFSIDGETYKVDSKNWGTVGNVKLKKPLGPKSKITVKIEWDYPLSKESGREGQIDQNSFFVAYSYPRISVYDDYNGWDRIPHTDRAEFYNDFNDYEFSVKAPKNYVVYATGDFLNPDEVLQPEISARLKKSYNGDEVIHIATEQEMKDGKVTQQKDWNTWKFAVNHITDVTFALSNHYVWDGASVIVDKKTNRRSSAQAAYNPTTGKDFVNSVKYNLNALDWFSNNWPGIPYPYVKTIAFQGFADMEYPMMVNDSQFGDPVFAQLVQDHEVAHTYFPFYMGINETRYAYMDEGWATTFEYLIGIAEHGKQAADDFYKKFRVDQYINDKSAEEDQPVISMSDQVSGAGYGNNSYGKASLSYLALKDMLGDDLFKKALHTYMTNWNGKHPIPWDYFNSMNAGAGQNLNWFFQNWFFTNNYLDLSITKVTPAKGKSTVAVKNVGGFAIPFDVVVTYTDGKADTIHQTPAVWKANQKEVNITVNTTKKITSISLDNGIYVDATPKDNVWEAK; this is encoded by the coding sequence ATGAAAAAGTTATTTTCTATCACCCTGCTTCTTAGTTTGGGTGGGTATATGGCTTCGGCCCAGGAGCTCTACATGCCCCGGAATATCAAAGCTGCTTATGCTAAAGGCACACGTGCTATGAGTGGGAAACCCGGGCCCAATTACTGGCAGAACCATGGCAAGTACAACATGGATATCAAGGTAGATGCCGACACCAAAGTGGTAAGCGGTAAGGAAGAAATTTTGTACAGCAACAACAGTTCCGATACCTTAAGAAACCTGGCCATCCGATTCGTAAATAACCTGCATAAACCAACTTCTCCAAGAAATGGCGCAGTGAGCGAAGATTTTTTAAGCACCGGGTTAAACATTAGTTCTTTTTCGATAGATGGAGAAACCTACAAGGTTGACAGCAAAAACTGGGGAACAGTTGGCAATGTAAAATTGAAAAAACCGTTAGGTCCAAAATCGAAAATTACGGTTAAAATTGAATGGGATTACCCTTTATCAAAAGAAAGTGGCCGCGAAGGGCAGATTGATCAAAACTCTTTCTTTGTGGCTTACAGTTATCCCCGCATTTCAGTTTACGACGATTATAACGGCTGGGACCGCATTCCACATACCGATAGAGCTGAGTTTTATAACGATTTTAACGATTACGAATTCTCGGTTAAAGCACCTAAAAACTATGTGGTCTATGCCACAGGCGATTTCTTAAATCCAGATGAGGTTTTACAGCCAGAAATTTCTGCCCGTTTAAAAAAATCGTATAATGGTGATGAGGTGATCCACATTGCTACCGAGCAGGAAATGAAGGATGGTAAAGTAACCCAGCAAAAAGACTGGAACACCTGGAAATTTGCCGTAAACCACATTACCGATGTTACTTTTGCCCTAAGCAACCACTATGTTTGGGATGGCGCAAGTGTAATTGTAGATAAAAAAACCAACAGAAGATCAAGCGCCCAGGCGGCATATAATCCAACAACCGGAAAAGATTTTGTGAACTCGGTTAAATACAATTTGAATGCTTTAGACTGGTTCTCGAACAATTGGCCTGGCATCCCCTACCCTTATGTAAAAACAATTGCTTTTCAGGGTTTTGCCGATATGGAATACCCGATGATGGTAAACGATTCTCAGTTTGGTGACCCTGTTTTTGCACAGTTGGTTCAGGATCATGAAGTGGCACATACTTACTTTCCCTTCTACATGGGTATTAACGAAACCCGTTACGCCTATATGGACGAAGGTTGGGCCACTACATTCGAATATTTAATTGGCATTGCCGAGCATGGCAAACAGGCTGCTGATGATTTTTACAAGAAATTTAGAGTTGATCAATACATTAACGATAAATCTGCGGAAGAAGACCAACCAGTGATTTCAATGTCTGATCAGGTTTCGGGTGCTGGTTATGGAAATAACTCTTATGGTAAGGCTTCGTTGTCTTATCTGGCATTAAAAGATATGTTGGGAGATGACTTATTCAAGAAAGCATTACATACTTATATGACCAACTGGAATGGTAAACATCCTATTCCATGGGATTATTTTAACTCAATGAATGCCGGTGCCGGACAGAACCTGAACTGGTTTTTCCAAAACTGGTTCTTTACCAACAACTATCTTGATTTATCGATTACCAAAGTAACGCCTGCAAAAGGAAAATCGACAGTAGCTGTTAAAAATGTTGGTGGTTTTGCTATTCCGTTTGATGTGGTAGTCACTTATACTGATGGAAAAGCTGATACCATCCACCAAACTCCAGCGGTGTGGAAAGCAAACCAGAAAGAAGTTAATATTACGGTTAACACCACAAAAAAAATAACTTCAATTAGTTTGGACAACGGCATTTATGTAGATGCTACGCCGAAAGACAATGTTTGGGAAGCGAAATAA
- a CDS encoding porin family protein encodes MKEGKDIDKLFKDGLGNPDLPFNDLEWDNLEERLHPTPKRRVVPLFWLTAAAGIAAMLLIVFLLVKPSNNKTDVKAVLKTDRENQHNNKQNNSGNLTGLPTKQIDPVVNTDSNSLAVNQQNIETGKSVQKRITDVNVEIGQKAIETAGNNSNLLANVQFKPDLSSKIDPVELKDQKLAAHVAVGKSERIKPPVLKQKSRFVLSILAAPDLTGVQKSGTSNLSGGFGVEATYMITKKLSITTGASYAKKIYDSDFSLYNPNTSYIFKIAPSNIHANCDVIDIPLNVNYKVFGNSRNSISVSTGLSSYLMLKEKYSYSYTGDYKGPQDFEIKGQNQHYLGIANVGVEFQHKINNNLSISAKPFMKIPLTDIGYGNSKLSSTGVAVSVNMNLFKKN; translated from the coding sequence ATGAAAGAGGGAAAAGATATAGATAAATTATTTAAGGATGGATTGGGAAACCCCGACCTGCCTTTTAATGATTTAGAATGGGATAATCTGGAGGAAAGATTGCATCCAACTCCGAAAAGGAGGGTTGTGCCTTTGTTTTGGCTAACCGCTGCAGCCGGAATAGCAGCAATGTTACTGATCGTATTTTTATTGGTAAAGCCATCAAATAATAAAACAGACGTTAAGGCGGTGCTAAAAACCGATAGGGAGAATCAGCATAATAATAAACAAAATAATTCAGGAAATTTAACCGGGTTACCAACAAAACAGATTGATCCTGTTGTAAATACGGATTCAAATTCATTGGCTGTAAACCAACAAAATATTGAAACAGGTAAATCAGTTCAAAAGCGTATTACTGATGTAAATGTAGAAATTGGTCAAAAAGCCATCGAAACTGCAGGTAATAATTCCAATTTGTTAGCCAATGTGCAGTTTAAGCCAGATTTAAGTTCTAAAATCGATCCTGTTGAGCTTAAAGATCAAAAATTGGCTGCTCATGTTGCCGTAGGTAAGTCCGAGCGGATTAAACCACCGGTTTTGAAACAAAAATCACGGTTTGTACTGAGTATTTTAGCCGCACCAGATTTAACAGGTGTTCAAAAATCAGGTACAAGCAATTTAAGCGGCGGTTTTGGAGTAGAGGCCACTTATATGATAACCAAAAAGTTGAGCATAACCACAGGAGCATCCTATGCCAAGAAAATTTACGATTCGGATTTTAGTTTATACAATCCCAATACGAGTTATATTTTTAAAATAGCCCCATCAAATATCCACGCCAATTGCGATGTAATTGATATTCCTTTAAATGTAAATTATAAGGTTTTTGGCAATAGCAGAAATTCGATTTCGGTGAGTACCGGGCTTTCGAGTTACCTGATGTTAAAGGAAAAATACAGCTATTCTTATACAGGAGATTATAAAGGCCCTCAAGATTTTGAAATTAAGGGTCAAAATCAACATTATTTAGGCATAGCGAATGTTGGGGTAGAGTTTCAGCATAAGATAAACAATAATTTAAGCATCAGCGCCAAACCTTTTATGAAAATCCCTTTAACCGACATTGGTTATGGCAATTCAAAGCTATCCTCAACAGGTGTAGCGGTTTCGGTAAATATGAATTTATTTAAGAAAAATTAA
- a CDS encoding NAD(P)-dependent oxidoreductase, whose amino-acid sequence MNKILIVDDLHPVFKEQAIAMGYHVDDEPQITRQQTLDKIKDYTGIAVRTKFRIDAEIFAAAPNLKFVARAGAGLDNIDDKIAFERNIELINAPEGNCDAVGEHATGLLLSLMNNFRRADMEIRNGVWNREGNRGYELKGKKVGIIGYGFMGQSFAKKLAGFEVDVMAYDKYKTGFSDAFAREVSMEEIVKHSDVLSLHIPLTAETKQMVNDEYFFHFKKPIFFINTARGEIVNTPAVLNAIKTGKILGAGLDVLQTEKFPALGEQPWYDELKNNDQVILTPHVGGWTFDSYRKISEVLAEKLSGLSF is encoded by the coding sequence ATGAATAAGATATTAATTGTTGATGACCTGCATCCTGTATTTAAAGAACAGGCCATTGCCATGGGCTACCACGTTGATGATGAACCGCAGATTACCCGTCAGCAAACATTAGATAAAATAAAAGATTATACCGGTATTGCCGTTCGGACGAAGTTTAGAATTGATGCCGAAATTTTTGCTGCCGCCCCCAATTTAAAGTTTGTGGCCAGGGCAGGGGCAGGTTTGGATAATATTGATGATAAAATCGCTTTTGAAAGAAATATAGAGTTGATTAATGCTCCGGAGGGTAATTGTGATGCAGTTGGCGAACATGCTACGGGCTTGCTGTTATCTTTGATGAATAACTTCCGCAGGGCAGATATGGAAATCAGGAACGGTGTTTGGAACCGTGAAGGTAACCGTGGTTATGAACTGAAAGGGAAAAAGGTTGGCATTATCGGTTATGGTTTTATGGGGCAGAGCTTTGCTAAAAAACTGGCAGGTTTTGAGGTGGACGTAATGGCTTACGATAAATATAAAACGGGTTTTAGCGATGCTTTTGCCCGTGAAGTAAGCATGGAAGAAATTGTAAAACACAGTGATGTGCTCAGTTTGCATATTCCACTAACAGCTGAAACCAAACAAATGGTAAATGATGAATACTTTTTCCACTTTAAAAAACCAATCTTCTTTATCAATACGGCCCGCGGCGAAATTGTAAATACACCTGCAGTGCTAAATGCTATAAAAACCGGAAAAATTTTAGGTGCCGGGTTGGATGTTTTGCAGACTGAGAAATTCCCGGCATTAGGAGAACAGCCCTGGTATGATGAATTAAAGAATAATGATCAGGTAATTTTAACACCACATGTTGGTGGCTGGACTTTTGATTCGTACCGGAAAATCTCTGAAGTTTTAGCTGAGAAGTTAAGCGGACTTAGTTTTTAA